Part of the Clostridiales bacterium genome is shown below.
CCATTTGTTCTTTGGTGGGCGCTGTTTTGGTAACGACTTCCAAATCGTCTTCGTTAAGAAGCCTGTTGTCAATTTCTTGTATAAGAAGCCCGCCCAAAACTTTTTTCATATCTTTCGCGTCAGGGCAAGGCTTTGCGACATCGGGCAATCGCAGCAGCCTTAGATTTTTTTTCTTGGTCAAAACTTCCAAAGCCTCTTTGGAGAACGAGGGCGCTATTACTATCTCCAAAAATATCTCGCTTATTTGTAAAGCTGTTGGCAGGTCAATTTCCCTATTGGCGGCCACTATGCCTCCAAATATTGAAACGGGGTCGGATTCATACGCCGCCTTAAACGCTTCCGCCAAGCTCGTTCTTATAGCCGCGCCGCAAGGGTTGGTATGCTTGACGGCGACTACGGCTGGCGCGCCGTCGCCCAAATCTTTTAACAGCGCTATCGTTCCGTCGGCGTCGTTGATATTGTTGAATGACAGTTCCTTGCCGTGCAATTGAACAGCGTTAGTCAAAGCGCCCGTAATGTCGGTTTCGTCTTTATAAAAAGCCGCGGATTGATGCGGATTCTCGCCGTACCTTAAATCTTGAACTTTTTCATAAACCATTGTGATTTGCTCGGGGTATTGGATGTTGTTTATTTTTGCCAGATAATTGGCTATATATGTGTCGTAAACCGATGTGTGCCTGAAAACCTTATACATAAGCTTCATTCGGTAATCATAATCATCGGTTTTGTCTTTTAGTCTTTGAATGGCTTCGCCATAATCGCCGGGGTCGCACAAAACCAAAACATCTTTGGCGTTCTTGGCGGCGCTTCTTAACATAGTAGGCCCGCCGATGTCTATATTTTCAACAGCCTCCGAAAAATCAACATCGGGCTTGTCTATGGTCTTTTTGAACGGGTAAAGATTGACCGCGACCACATCTATGGTATTGATTTTTAGTTTTTCCAATTGCGCCATATGGTCTTTTTGGTCTCTTTGGGCAAGCAATGCCGCGTGCACATTTGGATGCAAAGTTTTGACCCTGCCGTCCAGACATTCGGGAAAACCCGTTATGTCGCTTATATTGATGACAGTAATGCCGTTTTTTTCTAATTCTTTTTGGGTGCCGCCCGTTGAAATAATTTCAAACCCCAAATCTACAAGCGCCCTAGCAAATTCTACAACGCCTGTTTTGTCGCTGACCGAAATTAACGCCCTTTTTTTCATATTTATCCACTCCTATAATTTAGTCTTGTTCTATAACAACCTTATTATCAATCACTTTAATCTTGTCTTCGCACAACAGTTTGACGGCATAAGGCAAAATCTTATGCTCTATCTCGTTTAAAATCCTTTGTTGCAAGCTGTATTCGTCGTCATCGGGATTAATTTTTAGGCTTTGCTGTAAAATGATAGGGCCTGTGTCCGTGCCCTCGTCCACAAAATGCACGGTCGCGCCCGAATATTGTTCTTTGGCCGCCAAAACCGCTCTATGAACATTAATCCCATACATGCCTTTGCCGCCGAACTTGGGCAGCAAGGACGGGTGAATATTAATAATTTTGTTTGGATAATGGGAAATCAGTTCTTTGGTTAAGATGCCCAAATAGCCCGCCAAAATTATGTAATCTATATTGAATTCTTTTAGAGTTTTTATTATCGCTTTGTCGCGCTCTTCCGAGGAGGCAAAGTCTTTTCTTGAAAATACCCGAAATGGTATTCCTTTTGATTGCGCGCGCGCGATCGCGCCGATATCGGGCGCGGAAGCGATTAATAGCGCTATCTCGCCGTTAATATTGCCTTGGTCTATTTGGTCCATTACGGCTTGCATATTGGTCCCGCTGCCCGAGGCGAATACGCATAGGCGTTTTTTCATAACTGGACACCTTCGCCTTTAACGGCAGAACCAATGATATAAGCCTTTTCGCCCAGGTCTTTTGCCGACTGCAACACATTATTTGCTATATCTTTTGACACGCATAACACCATTCCTATGCCCATATTAAAAGTGTTAAAGATTTGCTCTTTGGTCATTGAGCTTTTTTCCCATAACAGCCTAAAAATAGGCAAAATCTCAAAAGAATTTATATCTATGCGCGCGCCTATGCCTTTGGGCAAGATTCTTGGAATATTCTCTATAAACCCGCCGCCTGTTATATGCGCGATGCCTTTGATTTTGTATTGTTTTATTAAGGCTAAAACAGTCTTAACATATATGCGCGTAGGCTCAAGCAAGACTTCGCCCAAAGCGGCTTTTAATTCGGGATATGTTTTTTGGAGTTCTTTTGGGTTTTCGCCCATTAATTTTCTTACCAAGGAATAGCCGTTGCTGTGAATGCCGCTGGAAGCCAAACCAATCAAAACATCGCCTTGCTCAATCTCGGCGCCGTTTATTATATTATCCTTATTGACTATTCCTACGCAGAAACCGGCAAGGTCGTATTCGCCTTTTTTATAAAATCCGGGCATTTCGGCCGTTTCGCCGCCAATCAAAGCGCAACCCGCTTGCCTGCAGCCCTCGGCTATGCCCTTTACTATCATAGCGGCGGTCTCGGGTTTTAGGTATCCGCACGCTAAATAATCCAAAAAAAATAGCGGCTTTGCGCCTTGGCATACGATGTCATTGGCGCACATAGCCACAAGGTCTATTCCTACCGTGTCGTGCTTGTTTAACAAAAAAGCGTATTTTAACT
Proteins encoded:
- a CDS encoding phosphoribosylformylglycinamidine cyclo-ligase, which codes for MAITYKDAGVDVRRGYKAVELMKKYIKTTYDQNVLGDVGSFGGLYSLASEDLTDPVLVSGTDGVGTKLKYAFLLNKHDTVGIDLVAMCANDIVCQGAKPLFFLDYLACGYLKPETAAMIVKGIAEGCRQAGCALIGGETAEMPGFYKKGEYDLAGFCVGIVNKDNIINGAEIEQGDVLIGLASSGIHSNGYSLVRKLMGENPKELQKTYPELKAALGEVLLEPTRIYVKTVLALIKQYKIKGIAHITGGGFIENIPRILPKGIGARIDINSFEILPIFRLLWEKSSMTKEQIFNTFNMGIGMVLCVSKDIANNVLQSAKDLGEKAYIIGSAVKGEGVQL
- a CDS encoding phosphoribosylglycinamide formyltransferase, which gives rise to MKKRLCVFASGSGTNMQAVMDQIDQGNINGEIALLIASAPDIGAIARAQSKGIPFRVFSRKDFASSEERDKAIIKTLKEFNIDYIILAGYLGILTKELISHYPNKIINIHPSLLPKFGGKGMYGINVHRAVLAAKEQYSGATVHFVDEGTDTGPIILQQSLKINPDDDEYSLQQRILNEIEHKILPYAVKLLCEDKIKVIDNKVVIEQD
- the purH gene encoding bifunctional phosphoribosylaminoimidazolecarboxamide formyltransferase/IMP cyclohydrolase — protein: MKKRALISVSDKTGVVEFARALVDLGFEIISTGGTQKELEKNGITVINISDITGFPECLDGRVKTLHPNVHAALLAQRDQKDHMAQLEKLKINTIDVVAVNLYPFKKTIDKPDVDFSEAVENIDIGGPTMLRSAAKNAKDVLVLCDPGDYGEAIQRLKDKTDDYDYRMKLMYKVFRHTSVYDTYIANYLAKINNIQYPEQITMVYEKVQDLRYGENPHQSAAFYKDETDITGALTNAVQLHGKELSFNNINDADGTIALLKDLGDGAPAVVAVKHTNPCGAAIRTSLAEAFKAAYESDPVSIFGGIVAANREIDLPTALQISEIFLEIVIAPSFSKEALEVLTKKKNLRLLRLPDVAKPCPDAKDMKKVLGGLLIQEIDNRLLNEDDLEVVTKTAPTKEQMEELKFAWKIVKHCKSNAIAITANKTTLGCGIGQVNRIWAVRQAIEHSGGYEKTKGAVLASDAFFPFSDCVEEARKAGIAAIIQPGGSVRDQESIDACDKYGIAMVFTKMRHFKH